Below is a window of Desulfarculaceae bacterium DNA.
CCTCCCCAACACTTTGTGCGAGGCGCAATGTTGCGGCACTCCAGTCGTCGCTTTTGACGTGGGAGGCAATCGGGAGGCCTTCCTGCCGGACTCCTCCGGCTTCCTGGTGGCGGAAAAGTCTCCCCAGGCTTTGATGCTGGCCATGATGCAGGCCATTAAGCGTCGCGGCCGGCTGAAACGAATGCGCAAGAAAGCGCACAAGTTCGCGGCGGAAAGGTTTGCCGACCAAGCGGTCATTCCCCAGTATCTCGCGGTGGCGGAAAGCCAATCGCCACCTCGCGAGTTTCGGCCCGAAGTCACCGAGAAGCTGGGAACCCTGCTGTGCCACAACCAAATGGACAGCCTGTGCCTGGCGGCGCGCAAAGCCGCCCAAGTGGGAATGCAACACGCGAACCTGGACCAGCTCGGGGGGAAAGCAAGCCAGCTCAGGGAAAGGCTGGACCACATAAACCGGGGACTGGCCGAGGTTTCCCACCGGGCCGCCGTGCTGTTCCATTCCCAGGCCAAGTGACCCCAGCCCCCAGGGCTCTCTTTAATAATTTATTTCCCGGGAATTACCGCGCCCCGCCTGCCCGGCGGGAGCTCAAACGCGTTTGGCTTGCAGCAACTCGCGGTAGAGCTCAACGTACTTGGCGGTGGCGGCCTCCTGGTCGAAGCGCTCCACCGCCCTTTGGCGGGCGGCCGCGCTCAGGCGCCGGTGCCGCTCCGGGTCCTCGGAGACCCAGGCGATTCCTTCGGCTAGATCGCGGGCGTTGTTGGGCTCGGCGATGTAGCCGCTCTCGCGGTGGGCCACCATCTGCGGGATGGCCCCGGTGGGAAACGACACCACCGGCGTACCGCAGGCCGTGGCTTCCAGCGCGGTCAGGGAGAAGCTCTCCTCGCGGGAGGCCGAGATGAACACGTCCGAGGCGGAATAGGCCACGGCCATGCTCATGTCTTCGTGCAGGCGGCCCAAAAACCTTACCGGAAAGGAAACATCCTCGGTGTCGCCGTTGGGCGCGCCGAAGACCAGGCAGATGGTGGGCACCTGGACCTGGGGCAGGCGGGCCAGGGCGGCGCGGAGAACATCATAGCCCTTGTTTTTATCCGTGGTGGCCGAGAAGGCGCCGAAAAGCAAAACCCGGCTTTCCTGAGGCAGGCCCAGCAGGTCACGCGCAAAGCCCTTGTCCAGGGGCCGGAACATTGAAGTGTCCACTCCGTGCTCAATGACCTCTATGCGCTTGCCTTGCATCAGGCGGCTGCGCTCAGCCTTTTGCCGGTGCTTTTCGCTGGGAGAGACGAAAACTATGTCCTTGGAGTCCAAAAACTTTTGTTTGCGCCTGAAGCAGTAGCGGGAAAGGTCCCAATTGCTCCGGCTGTTGAGCTGCTCGCAATGGCCGCAGCCGGTGAGGTAGTTCTGGCAATCACCGGTGAGGTGGCACCCGCCGGTGAAGGGCCAGGCATCATGCAGGGTCCAAACCATGGGACCGGCCAGGCGCCGCAGAGCGTAAACTGGCAAAAAGGTGTGCCCAACCCAGTGCAGATGGGTTATGTCCGGCCGCATGGCCGCCGCGCTTTTGTGCTTGCTGGAGGGAATCCACATGGGGCTGAAAAGGGACTGCCCCAAACGGCGCCGGTAAAGTCGCAGGGGAAAAGCGTCCAGCTTAATTTTTAGCGGGTGGATGAACAGGGGAAGCTTGCCGCCCAGGGTGGAGGTGGTTTGGTCGTCTATGGTGCGGTAGAGCAGGCCCATGGAAGACTCATGGCCCATGCCCAGAAGC
It encodes the following:
- a CDS encoding glycosyltransferase, translating into MTSAIKILHLSTSDREGGAAIAAYRLHQKLLGMGHESSMGLLYRTIDDQTTSTLGGKLPLFIHPLKIKLDAFPLRLYRRRLGQSLFSPMWIPSSKHKSAAAMRPDITHLHWVGHTFLPVYALRRLAGPMVWTLHDAWPFTGGCHLTGDCQNYLTGCGHCEQLNSRSNWDLSRYCFRRKQKFLDSKDIVFVSPSEKHRQKAERSRLMQGKRIEVIEHGVDTSMFRPLDKGFARDLLGLPQESRVLLFGAFSATTDKNKGYDVLRAALARLPQVQVPTICLVFGAPNGDTEDVSFPVRFLGRLHEDMSMAVAYSASDVFISASREESFSLTALEATACGTPVVSFPTGAIPQMVAHRESGYIAEPNNARDLAEGIAWVSEDPERHRRLSAAARQRAVERFDQEAATAKYVELYRELLQAKRV